One genomic region from Kwoniella dejecticola CBS 10117 chromosome 1, complete sequence encodes:
- a CDS encoding NAD+ synthetase: MHLVTVATQLDQWSLDFEGNCKRILKSIAIAKSRGATLRVGPELEIPGYGCLDHFLEGDTILHSWEVLATILQSEEAQDIVCDIGMPIEHKNNNYNCRVIIHSGKIVMIRPKMWMANDGNYRELRHFTPWHKHRQTEQHSLPRIIRNVTGQDYVPFGDAVVSTEDTVIGVELCEELFTPASPHILMGLDGVEIFTNSSASHHELRKLNRRIDLIKEATMKLGGIYLYANQQGCDGDRLYYDGASLIAMNGQILARGSQFSLSDVEVITATVDLGAVRAHRTTSSRRMQSAQSEAYQRVYVDTRLDGGQGIRVGDDETKGTTEVKYHTPEEEIALGPACWLWDYLRRSQQKGYFIPLSGGIDSCATTVIVHSMCRLVADAASKGDEQVIADARRIAGEPEDSSYLPTDPKEFAGRIFHTCYMGTEHSSPETRKRAKDLSEAIGGYHVDLNMDTAVAAVKGIFSLVTGKRPQFASQGGTSAENLALQNIQARLRMVLAYMFAQLLPWTRGKNGGLLVLGSANVDESLRGYYTKYDCSSADVNPIGGISKTDLKKFIAWAEVNFDLPILRSFLDAIPTAELIPIGADNVAQSDEVEMGMTYDELSVYGRLRKVEKCGPYSMFGKLVQEWGSFLSPTEIAQKVKHFFFNYAINRHKMTTLTPSVHMESYSPDDNRFDLRPFLLPSRFGHQFRRIDELAEKLPNRATQPGNDKAKVD, encoded by the exons ATGCATTTGGTCACTGTAGCTAC CCAGCTGGATCAGTGGTCCCTTGATTTCGAG GGCAACTGCAAGCGGATCCTCAAGTCGATAGCAATTGCTAAATCCCGAGGAGCGACTTTACGAGTTGGGCCTGAGTTGGAGATTCCCGGGTATGGCTGTTTGGATCATTTTCTCGAGG GCGATACGATCCTTCATTCATGGGAGGTGTTAGCTACCATCCTGCAGAGCGAGGAAGCGCAGGATATAGTGTGCGATATTGGAAT GCCGATTGAGCACAAGAACAATAATTACAATTGTCGAGTGATCATTCATAGTGGTAAAATCGTGATGATTAGGCCTAAAATGTGGATGGCCAATGATGGTAATTAC CGAGAATTGCGACACTTCACACCATGGCATAAACACCGTCAGACGGAGCAGCACTCTCTGCCCAGGATCATTAGGAACGTGACTGGACAA GATTATGTACCCTTCGGAGATGCTGTTGTCTCGACTGAAGATACTGTGATCGGCGTTGAGCTCTGTGAAGAGCTTTTCACTCCTGCTTC ACCGCACATCTTAATGGGTTTGGACGGTGTTGAGATCTTCACCAACTCTTCTGCCAGTCACCACGAACTTCGAAAGCTGAATCGAAggatcgacctgatcaaggAAGCCACGATGAAG CTGGGCGGTATTTACTTATACGCGAATCAACAAGGATGCGACGGTGATCGACTCTACTACGATGGAGCATCTTTGATCGCTATGAACGGCCAGATCTTAGCGAGAGGTTCTCAATTCTCCCTTTCCGACGTAGAGGTCATCACCGCCACCGTTGATCTGGGGGCGGTCCGAGCGCACCGAACGACTAGTAGCAGAAGGATGCAATCTGCTCAATCGGAAGCTTATCAACGGGTTTACGTTGATACGCGTCTGGATGGCGGGCAAGGTATTCGAGTTGGGGACGACGAGACGAAGGGTACTACCGAAGTCAAATACCATACaccggaggaagagatcgc GCTCGGCCCTGCATGTTGGCTGTGGGACTACCTTCGACGGTCGCAGCAAAAAGGATACTTTATCCCGCTTTCGGGTGGGATCGATTCTTGCGCGACGACTGTCATTGTACATTCCATGTGCCGACTTGTAGCTGATGCAGCTAGTAAAGGCG ACGAGCAAGTCATAGCTGATGCAAGGAGGATCGCTGGAGAACCTGAAGATTCATCTTACCTCCCTACCGATCCCAAGGAGTTTGCAGGACGAATCTTCCATACTTGTTATATGGGCACAGAACATTCGAGCCCGGAGACCAGGAAGCGGGCAAAGGATCTTTCCGAGGCTATCGGAGG GTACCATGTCGACCTAAACATGGACACAGCAGTCGCAGCTGTCAAAGGGATCTTTAGCTTGGTCACCGGGAAAAGACCTCAATTTGCTTCGCAAGGAGGAACTTCCGCCGAGAATCTAGCTCTGCAGAATATCCAG GCTCGATTACGTATGGTCTTAGCTTACATGTTCGCTCAACTTTTACCATGGACCAGAGGGAAGAACGGAGGATTGCTGGTTCTTGGAAGTGCAAACGTAGATGAAAGTTTGCGGGGATATTACACCAAATACGA CTGTTCGAGCGCGGATGTCAACCCGATTGGAGGGATCAGTAAGACCGATTTGAAGAAGTTCATCGCCTGGGCAGAGGTCAACTTTGATTTACCTATTCTGAGGAG CTTCCTCGACGCGATTCCCACCGCAGAACTAATTCCAATTGGGGCGGATAACGTCGCTCAATCggatgaagtggagatgggaatgacgtATGATGAGCTTTCGGTGTACGGGCGTCTGCGAAAAGTGGAGAAATGTGGACCGTATAGTATGTTCGGGAAATTGGTGCAAGAATGGGGAAGCTTCTTATCTCCTaccgag ATCGCTCAGAAAGTCAAGCATTTTTTCTTCAATTACGCCATCAACAGGCACAAGAT GACCACCCTTACGCCTTCTGTTCATATG GAATCGTACTCTCCCGATGATAATCGATTCGATCTCAGACCTTTCCTCCTGCCGTCTCGATTCGGTCATCAATTCCGAAGGATCGACGAGTTGGCTGAGAAGTTGCCCAACAGAGCTACCCAGCCAGGGAACGACAAAGCCAAGGTTGATTAG
- a CDS encoding prefoldin, alpha subunit has product MAEQQVNVTDLEPAQLQEVKKQLDQELDHLTNSYSQLKQAQTKFKTCIENVNSLRPDSKGKEILIPLTSSLYVPGKLVDTDNFVVDVGTGYYIKKTKAETASHYTSKSTFVQTNLDTLQKTIERKQDNVQSVVQVLQMKMQDAQQQQQQAGKA; this is encoded by the exons ATGGCAGAGCAACAAGTGAATGTAACGGACCTCGAGCCTGCTCAATTACAAGAGGTGAAAAAGCAATTGGACCAG GAATTGGACCACTTGACCAACTCGTATTCGCAATTGAAACAAGCCCAAACGAAATTCAAAACATGTATCGAAAATGTCAACTCCCTTAGACCCGATtcgaagggcaaagaaaTCCTCATACCACTTACGAGTTCGTTATACGTTCCTGGGAAACTGGTAGATACGGATAACTTCGTAGTAGACGTCGGGACGGGATACTatatcaagaag ACCAAAGCCGAAACAGCCTCGCATTACACCTCGAAATCCACTTTCGTCCAAACGAATCTGGATACCTTGCAAAAGACCATCGAGAGGAAACAAGATAATGTTCAAAGTGTCGTCCAGGTcttgcagatgaagatgcaagatgcccaacaacaacaacagcaagccGGCAAAGCATAG